A genomic region of Rhipicephalus sanguineus isolate Rsan-2018 chromosome 3, BIME_Rsan_1.4, whole genome shotgun sequence contains the following coding sequences:
- the LOC119385920 gene encoding dual specificity mitogen-activated protein kinase kinase 1-like, producing MSRNPGKNKLNLKLPPGSIEPLDHSGCDPTNDKSTQNTSIEDLQKTLEGLDLDEQQRKRLEAFLSQKQKVGELTSDDFENLGELGAGNGGVVTKVLHRPSGFIMARKLIHLEVKPAIRNQIIRELKVLHECNSPHIVGFYGAFYSDGEINVCMEYMDGGSLDLVLKRAGRIPEKILGKVTIAVLKGLNYLREKHQIMHRGVCSHAWLVQKPSSGSSRMQSYHARVNVPFP from the exons ATGAGCCGAAACCCTGGGAAAAACAAATTAAACCTCAAGCTTCCGCCGGGCTCCATTGAGCCGCTAGATCACTCGGGGTGCGATCCGACAAACGA TAAATCGACACAGAACACGAGCATCGAAGACTTGCAGAAAACACTCGAAGGCTTGGACTTGGATGAACAGCAGCGCAAGCGGCTGGAGGCATTCCTGTCCCAGAAGCAGAAAGTTGGCGAACTCACCAGCGATGACTTTGAGAACCTTGGTGAGCTTGGCGCTGGAAATGGGGGAGTTGTCACCAAGGTGCTGCATCGACCCAGTGGCTTCATCATGGCCCGGAAG CTGATTCACTTGGAAGTCAAACCTGCCATTCGGAACCAGATCATAAGAGAGCTGAAGGTGCTTCACGAGTGCAACTCTCCGCACATAGTGGGCTTCTACGGAGCCTTCTACAGTGATGGTGAAATCAACGTCTGCATGGAGTACATG GATGGCGGCTCCTTAGACTTAGTGCTAAAAAGGGCAGGCCGCATACCTGAAAAAATATTGGGAAAGGTCACAATAGCG GTACTGAAAGGACTCAATTACTTGAGGGAGAAGCATCAGATAATGCATCGTG GGGTCTGCTCCCATGCatggctggtgcagaagcctagctccggttccAGCCGCATGCAGTCGTACCAtgcacgtgtcaacgtccccttcccgtag